The genomic segment GTTGCTATTCGTGCAAGTCTTGTTGTTAGTTTGCATTAGTTTGGACTTTGGAGCTAGTTACTATGTCGTACCGACAGAAAGATTTTACTTATGAGTCTTCATTCATATCCCGACACAATGAAGAACGTAAATTTCATCGAGATAGCTCGGAATTGAAGGCAAATTTTGTTTTTAGTTTTTCGTTTGATTAATCTCATTGAGAAATTATACCGGTCTTTCATCTCGCAGATGCTAAGAAGCAGCTTCAAGCATTCGCTACGCAGACCATTGCGTCTCGATTCTCATCTACCATTCAATCAGCATTTAGTGTCGTTTGAATGGTTTATACAAAATCGACCTGATGAGAGAGAAATATGATGTTTGGAAGAATTTGTGGTCTATGACCTACACAATTTTTGTGCTTCATGGTGTAGTGACAATATATATCACCAGCAAGTGGAAGAGGATCTTGTATTGTTTCAATTTGAGACCTTGTTAGGAATCTAATCGTTTGATATATCTTGTTGCTTTTACCTCATGTTGCCTCATGCTGATGAGTTTTTGTATTTGCAAGAATGTTGATGTATGGAGTGTAAATGTACTTCAAAATGTAACTATTACTTATTAGGCAAAGGATAATCGGTTTTGTTCTCCTTTCCATCGTTTTTATGAATGAATTTTTGGGAAATTTTTAGGAATAACATAAATATTTGATCTTGTGATTTGAAGGAGACAGAAGATAGTGCAgcagtattttttttaaaaagaagatAGTGCAGCAGTTGCATCATCTGACTTTTTGTCGACGTTGTTTGGTTAACACCTCAGTCTTCTCAAACGTGGGATAAGTTTTACTTGTACGAATGGGCAAGGATCATAAACAATGAAATAAGTTGATCTATGACCACCAAgttctcaaaaacaattcattCATTAAGTTTTGATCATAATCCAATATTGAAATCAAATCCACCAATGACATATTAATGGCATGAGCAATGGTGCACGCGGGTAAAAACATGAACACGGTGTCAAATCATCTTCCCAATAAAGCAACTCGATCCTTCTGTACTGCTTGCGACAGATTAATGTCAAAGAGCTCACAACGAATTGGCATTTCCATCTCATAAAACGGGTTCTTCAGAACGTAATCAGTATATAGCTCGTAAATACATTTCAAGAGACCCTCCATATGTTGGACACCAGGTTCGCTGACCACAAAGAATTTGGTACCTGAAAGAAAATAAGTGATTAGCATATTTtcatttgtgagacgaatatgtTGGTTTTGACAACCAGAAACAATGAAGAAACAGGTTTTGAATTAAGAAAGCTTTCAGGGCTTAGCTACAACATCCACAAAATTTATTATCAATCAGAATGAAAGTTACCATTACAAGAATAAGACAATCAAGTCAATGTAACTGATAATGTCTTCAATCTTCCGTTCAGCTTCTGTTCATAGTCGACCATTCACAAAGAGGATAACAAGGAATATGGAGCTCTTTTGTGCAGGGATCATATGCGACTACCGTGCTCAATCATTTGTTCAATGCAGGACTTGCTATTGATGCTTATTCTGGAGCTTCATTCTAACGGGCCATTTAACTATGTTTACTTTAGATGTATCAGGGCGTTGATGAGTCATCATCATTCAGGAAAATTCAAATCAGACCGAACAATTCACAGTTATCTTTGCATTTACTTGACCAAGCAATCTCCAACTACACTTGATACAAGTCTTTAAAAGAACATACAAAATAAGTATAACACATATGCAAAAAAAAGTgttatatattaaatcataCTAATATAAACTATTGGAAACCACTATCTCAATACTCCTACTAGTTCGACAATAATTCCAAAATCTTGTCAGGGTGTGCAAAAAGAAAACCGATAATTTTCTTTCACCATTAGGAAGTAAGAACCACCGAAGTGGAGAGTCAAAAGTATATAACCACTAAGGACGATAGAATCCCAACTATATGGATTGGAGCAAATTCTAGAAGGATGAgagcactattttaattacagcaATTTATCTAGTATGATATTATCGATTAATGAAATTCGATGTTAACTAGGAACTCGAGTCATTAGGAGTGTAGAATTTCTAACTGGTGGGCATAAAAGTCAAAAGGGAACTCCTTTACATGACCCCAAAGTTGGTAGGGATGCATGGCAAGATGTTCTTTCCTTTTGGAAGTCCCATCGACGTTGAATCAAGAGCTTGCTCGTGCGGCACCGGATGTGTTTTTCTTCATCTACCAATTCCTAAAAATTAGAATTTTGTACCATGCTAGAGTGTTTCTAACTCAAGTGTTGCCAAGGCTATAGGTTGTTGCATGGATAACATGTTTCGACAAAAAAACAGAAGTAGAGCTTAGTTTATTGCTCTTCAACCTTTGTTTCATTCAGGTAATATGTAACATTATAATATTAGAATGTCTAAGTATAGCTTAAACTGTTTTATACTTTATCTTTATGtttcttctttttgaaaaatatatttcagaACTTGGACATAATTCTATGAATTTGAGCCAACGATGCTAAGCAAGTACTGCTACAATCACTTCCACTGATTCAACATTCTTCAAATTGATTGATAATTTTCACCTTTGGCAACCTAGACGACTTATAcatcaataatattttcttataattgtTTGAGATTGAGCTTTTTACTCTCTGTCTAGCAGGTGTAACTAATACTATAAATCTGCCACAGTCTACAACATACACAAGAAAAAACAGATCCCAGAAAACAACAGAAACAACAAAGCGAGATACTGATCATCCTTACAAAAGATAAAGGAGGCCAGGAAAAAAaacagagagagagagattgTTTTCACACCAGTGAGAGATTGAAAGCAATGGAGATCAAAAGTATCAGCTTGGAGAAGCTCAATTCCCAGTTGTTGAGATATGGCATGCATTGAATGCCACAAGCTTGCTAGTCTCAAACTATCGTTTGTATCCATTCTTCCAGCTGACCCGTAATCCTTGAAGACATAAAGATGCAACTTTTAATTCATCTCTTATATAACTTACAATGCTTGACTAATAGAACAGGGGTGTGTGCGTGTATGTGCTAACCTTGTAGAAAATAAGACCGCCTGATTTGTTGATAATATAGAGGCTGAAAATCGCAGCCATTGACTATGAGGTACTCTTATCGAGATTTAATTTCGGAATCTTCAGTGGAAACTCCACAGTGATTGATGTTATGCTGAACAAAAATGAAAATGTGATTGTAAGTGCCAACAACTGCAACGGGCTTTGCATCAATTTGCTACATTCATCAAGTTCAGAAAGCTAATAGGCAGATCACCACCATCACATCCATAAAACCTTCGTCAAAAATTCACCAAAAAATTCCAGGGGGTGTGAAAACTTAGGCGGCCTATTTCCAATAACAATATTCCAGCTAACTAATATACAGAAGCAAACCCAGATCCCAATAATCAATTTAAATCCAACAGATTTGCAACAATCGGAATCACTAAACGACAAAGGCTGTACGTTAAATCACCAACTCGAAAACATATAAACACAAAGATGGAAGGAGAAAGATACCTTTGGACTCCGAATTCAGAAAATTTTGGGATGATCTTGGAAGCTGCAAATGAGGATCTTGGGATGATTTTGGAAGGTTTAAGCCGTGTTTGGCATTTGCTTTTCTGGCAGTAGGTAAATATGtagattataaaaaaatatgacaatttcataaataaattatcctaatattaaatttttcaccacattatttttgaagaaacaaAATTAGTATCCATAGTCTTGtggattttaattaaattaagcaAAAATTAACTTATAATCTAAATATTTTACTTGTAGTCtcgtgtgagaccgtctcacggatattaatatgtaagacgggtcaatcctatcgatatttacaataaaaaataatactaaaaaataatactcttagcataaataagagattcgtctcataaatacgatcGATAatactgtctcacacaagtttttatcatattttatagTAAAAAAATGAATAAACATTTTTGTTAGTGATTATGTgacaaattatgatattgtaataattatctgTCTAAGAACTATAGAAGAGGCTTGCCGATTTTTTTGAATAggactcttgtgagacggtctcacgaatctttatctgtgagacgtgtctttaccgatattcacaataaaaagtaatactcttaacataaaaaacaatcttttttatgaatgacccaaattagatattcgtttcacaaaatacgactcgtgagatcgtctcacacgagtttttgtaatttttttcccTCTTTTCTCGAGAAAACTCAACACCAACTATCCCTcaaaaaacataataaaaaacacaatttttttaaaaagttatgttgagaaaaattgaaaaatatgcaaatatcTCGaataaaagcaaaaaaaatataaaaatatgtttattttacATAAATATTTACGAGGAAAAAATCGTAGTCTCTAGTTTTTTTTAATAGTCTTTAATGTTAGAACAACGAACAATGTGTAAgtgttttttcttttattttatttttttatttttgattacGCACCACTGCACTTGCGAAACATGTCCATGtgtataatttatttagtattatatgatataaataaatagtatatttttaattttcaaataattagtttagttatgatttatatatatatatataaaatagatttttcaaatatttgatttcattatgtttttttacatataaaata from the Primulina eburnea isolate SZY01 chromosome 3, ASM2296580v1, whole genome shotgun sequence genome contains:
- the LOC140826855 gene encoding uncharacterized protein, which gives rise to MAAIFSLYIINKSGGLIFYKDYGSAGRMDTNDSLRLASLWHSMHAISQQLGIELLQADTFDLHCFQSLTGTKFFVVSEPGVQHMEGLLKCIYELYTDYVLKNPFYEMEMPIRCELFDINLSQAVQKDRVALLGR